The Ignavibacteriales bacterium genome has a segment encoding these proteins:
- a CDS encoding glycosyltransferase family 4 protein → MKIVFLGRYNESEKLNGPEKFAKRLFGEIAAKNADSFFIGYFFKGSQSSFMKRLIGKKELNTEQHIFQLGILRIFLFLMKEQPDIIHIVTHERFIISLFIYKSFLKGKIIVTHHSVVKVELNNTILKLKKYGRFKDVLFERLSFKYADRHVFVSELLLESSIKHYSFDKKKVVIIPNGVDGIFSFAGKTIDVEKKLRILFYNGFNNVFSRGLNFVIDTLNQLSSYYPFELIVLGEDNAKNKIKPLFGITFLEQLSTNELFILMKETSIFIKSTEFDSFSFMVVEAMASGMIVIISSNVGAKDYIQHGINGFIYDKDSPEALYKVLKKLFANYYDLNSISKQATFVYNILNWDAISSRYLELYNS, encoded by the coding sequence GTGAAAATAGTATTCCTCGGTAGATACAACGAATCCGAAAAACTAAACGGCCCGGAGAAATTTGCCAAACGTTTATTCGGAGAAATTGCTGCAAAAAATGCGGATAGTTTTTTTATTGGATATTTTTTTAAGGGAAGCCAAAGTTCTTTCATGAAAAGATTGATAGGGAAAAAAGAATTGAACACCGAGCAGCATATATTTCAACTTGGGATATTGAGAATTTTTTTATTTCTTATGAAAGAACAACCCGATATAATCCATATTGTTACTCATGAGAGATTTATTATCTCCCTTTTCATTTATAAATCATTTTTGAAAGGGAAAATTATAGTAACTCACCATTCGGTGGTGAAAGTAGAGCTAAATAATACTATTCTAAAATTAAAAAAGTACGGACGATTTAAGGATGTTCTCTTCGAAAGACTGTCATTTAAATATGCTGATAGACATGTATTTGTATCTGAACTATTACTAGAAAGTAGCATTAAACATTATTCTTTCGATAAAAAGAAAGTGGTTATTATTCCAAATGGTGTTGATGGAATATTCTCATTCGCAGGAAAGACGATTGATGTAGAAAAAAAACTCAGAATTTTATTTTATAATGGATTCAACAATGTTTTCTCACGGGGATTGAACTTTGTAATTGATACGTTGAATCAACTTAGCAGTTATTATCCTTTCGAACTTATTGTTCTAGGAGAGGACAATGCAAAAAATAAAATTAAACCGCTGTTTGGAATTACTTTTTTGGAACAACTGTCTACAAACGAACTTTTTATTCTTATGAAAGAAACAAGTATTTTCATCAAATCAACCGAATTCGATTCATTTTCTTTCATGGTGGTTGAGGCCATGGCATCCGGCATGATTGTAATAATTTCTTCCAATGTGGGCGCCAAAGATTATATCCAACATGGAATTAATGGATTTATTTATGATAAAGATTCTCCTGAAGCGTTATACAAAGTGCTTAAAAAATTATTCGCTAATTATTATGACTTAAATTCAATTTCAAAGCAAGCCACATTTGTCTATAATATATTAAACTGGGATGCAATTAGTAGTCGGTATTTGGAACTATATAACTCATGA
- a CDS encoding glycoside hydrolase family 130 protein produces MNISVTRKNIKIIPDPSRVIARFLDISDERKIDVIRKVLAMPEYEVDLAIGQLLKGYSNRHRNISAIFEKHFNRLNHLLEYLGIITDDVNQSRKLLIGSYFTMEYSIESAAFFNPSIVEAPDQSGLEQHEKRVIFSFRATGEGHVSSIVFRSAIIDRYDNLVIEPVGRMLSEADQIKNNNYDKELFINKLVEMGDFRNNIFAVLVLEKLGESFTYDELKRAVEEIRIAHQLSADKDLIITQMIWLAKSHYELEFSVDSAISERVIFPISETEKKGIEDARFVKFTDDNGDVIYYATYTAYDGISILPKLLETKDFYYFKVLPIHGEIAQNKGMALFPRKINGKYAMLCRIDGINNFIAFSDTINVWREAKIIQEPKYPWELVQVGNCGSPIETDEGWLIITHGVGPMREYVLGASLYELDNPSKEIGRLKAPLLTPNEEEREGYVPNVVYSCGSMLHFDNLIIPYAMSDYASTYASINVNELLNELKNSN; encoded by the coding sequence ATGAATATTTCAGTAACAAGAAAAAATATAAAAATTATTCCAGATCCAAGCCGGGTGATTGCCCGCTTTCTTGATATTAGTGACGAAAGGAAAATAGATGTAATCAGAAAAGTTCTGGCTATGCCTGAATACGAAGTAGACCTTGCAATAGGTCAACTGCTGAAAGGATATTCGAATCGACACAGAAATATTTCGGCGATATTTGAAAAACATTTTAACAGACTGAACCATTTGTTGGAATATTTAGGAATAATAACGGACGATGTTAATCAATCGAGAAAATTACTTATTGGTTCCTATTTCACTATGGAATATTCAATTGAATCGGCTGCTTTTTTTAATCCGTCCATTGTTGAAGCTCCCGATCAGTCCGGATTAGAACAGCATGAGAAAAGAGTTATTTTTAGTTTCAGGGCAACCGGCGAAGGACATGTTTCTTCTATTGTTTTTCGTTCTGCCATTATTGACCGGTATGATAATCTGGTTATCGAACCAGTCGGTAGAATGTTATCGGAAGCGGATCAAATAAAAAATAATAATTACGACAAAGAGCTTTTTATAAATAAGCTCGTTGAGATGGGGGATTTCAGAAATAATATTTTTGCGGTTTTGGTATTGGAAAAATTGGGAGAGAGTTTTACCTACGACGAATTGAAAAGAGCTGTCGAAGAAATTAGAATTGCACATCAGCTTTCGGCAGATAAAGATTTAATTATTACTCAAATGATTTGGTTAGCAAAATCTCATTACGAACTTGAATTCTCGGTAGATTCAGCTATTTCGGAGAGAGTTATTTTTCCGATCTCAGAAACTGAAAAGAAAGGGATCGAAGATGCACGTTTTGTTAAATTCACAGACGATAACGGCGATGTAATTTACTATGCGACCTACACCGCATATGATGGAATTTCCATTTTACCGAAGTTACTGGAGACCAAAGATTTCTATTATTTCAAAGTATTACCAATTCATGGTGAAATTGCTCAGAACAAAGGGATGGCACTCTTTCCAAGAAAGATAAATGGTAAATATGCTATGCTTTGTAGGATTGATGGAATAAATAATTTTATAGCATTCTCGGATACTATAAATGTTTGGCGTGAAGCAAAAATTATTCAAGAACCAAAATATCCATGGGAATTGGTTCAAGTCGGAAATTGCGGCTCACCGATCGAAACGGATGAAGGATGGTTGATAATTACTCATGGAGTGGGACCAATGAGGGAATACGTATTGGGAGCTTCATTGTACGAACTTGATAATCCTTCGAAAGAAATTGGCAGACTCAAAGCACCTTTGTTAACCCCTAATGAAGAAGAAAGGGAAGGATACGTTCCAAATGTTGTCTACTCTTGCGGTTCCATGTTACACTTCGATAATCTGATAATTCCTTATGCCATGTCAGACTATGCTTCTACTTACGCTTCTATAAATGTAAATGAACTTTTGAATGAACTTAAAAACTCAAATTAG
- a CDS encoding oligosaccharide flippase family protein, protein MALTEFKVKSGYFVFFNQFLERVTYLVFYIILARIVSKNEYGALITIFAFSNIIQILFDFGIPFYLQREIASGRDYVAKLNPLLTIKYLSLPMIICIELIYLSLIQNMNPVWVMIISSANYLQSLNQIYNSIFYGKERYKESLTVNLISKIFYFLLVLILIFLNSGVVFFLSCLIISNIYLLYKQRTILLSKISLQYKFVFKLEGLREILPSSLKIGAGLIFVTIYDRVDILIIQMLMSYENVAAYSVAYSLFRSVQIFGTAVLMPAYTKYSALYSKKNFLNFSDIKFECYSLIMFSLAVIFFSGVFGELIIRLVFGVNYSFSGMILFILTFALPGAFMNNLTGVISNSSRKEKIPLITTGAGVLIGITCNFILIPLIGIYGAVTATIITEYSVFLFQLIFLIKSSKNKPRINGY, encoded by the coding sequence ATGGCGTTGACAGAGTTCAAAGTTAAGTCCGGATATTTTGTTTTTTTTAATCAGTTTCTGGAAAGAGTAACTTATTTAGTGTTCTATATAATTCTTGCGCGCATAGTATCAAAAAACGAGTACGGCGCTCTTATCACTATCTTTGCATTCAGCAATATCATTCAAATATTATTTGATTTTGGCATCCCATTCTATTTACAAAGAGAAATTGCTTCCGGTAGAGATTACGTCGCAAAGTTGAATCCACTTCTTACCATAAAGTATCTTTCATTGCCGATGATCATATGTATCGAATTAATTTATCTTTCATTGATTCAAAATATGAATCCCGTTTGGGTTATGATAATCAGTTCAGCTAATTATCTACAAAGCCTGAATCAAATATACAATTCAATTTTCTACGGTAAAGAACGCTATAAGGAATCTCTCACAGTAAATTTAATTTCAAAAATATTTTATTTTTTACTTGTCTTGATATTGATTTTTCTGAATAGTGGAGTTGTTTTTTTTCTTTCTTGTTTGATAATAAGTAACATATACCTTTTATATAAGCAAAGGACAATTTTATTATCAAAAATTTCTTTACAATATAAGTTCGTTTTCAAATTGGAAGGCCTGCGTGAAATATTGCCATCTTCTCTAAAGATTGGTGCCGGGCTTATTTTTGTTACAATTTATGACCGGGTGGATATTCTTATTATACAAATGTTAATGAGTTATGAAAATGTCGCCGCGTATTCAGTAGCGTATTCTTTGTTCCGTTCGGTCCAGATATTTGGTACTGCAGTATTAATGCCCGCTTATACAAAGTATTCTGCTCTTTATAGTAAGAAGAACTTTCTAAATTTTTCGGATATTAAATTCGAATGTTATTCGTTAATTATGTTTAGTTTAGCTGTCATTTTTTTTTCCGGAGTTTTTGGAGAATTGATTATTAGATTAGTTTTTGGTGTTAATTATAGTTTTTCGGGAATGATTTTATTTATTCTAACTTTTGCTTTGCCCGGAGCATTCATGAATAATTTAACAGGTGTCATATCGAATTCTTCGCGAAAAGAAAAAATACCGCTAATTACTACAGGAGCTGGTGTATTGATTGGGATAACATGCAACTTTATTCTGATTCCTCTTATTGGAATATACGGAGCTGTAACTGCGACCATTATTACCGAATATTCCGTTTTTCTTTTTCAATTGATATTTCTCATTAAGAGTTCAAAAAATAAACCAAGAATTAATGGATACTAA
- a CDS encoding response regulator has translation MIDSTLKNASILIVDDQQDNIDVLTGLLDVKGFTNYTTTSDPRQVFKLFDELKPDLLLLDLKMPSISGYEVMMQLKALIPANTYFPILVLTADITPETKQKALAGGASDFISKPFDLIEIDLRIKNLLRARYLHQQLENQKQIVEERVKERTKELEKANIELKVAKEKAEHSDKMKSELISTMSLKENQTNYPEQIGGSTKADVESKRNVKTILYIEDDLSEIELVVQILETHRPAIKLITNTFGKNAVQFAIDYSPHLILLDLNLQDLHGSEVIKLLHSEPKTAEIPIIIISAYAMSRQIEILLTDGAKDYLMKPIDIEHFLRIMDEKLNKSGS, from the coding sequence ATGATTGATTCAACGCTAAAGAATGCAAGCATACTAATTGTTGACGATCAACAGGATAATATTGATGTTCTAACCGGACTGCTTGATGTGAAAGGTTTTACAAACTATACTACAACAAGTGACCCCAGACAAGTTTTTAAATTATTCGATGAATTAAAACCGGATTTACTATTGCTTGATCTGAAGATGCCCAGCATTAGCGGTTATGAAGTAATGATGCAATTGAAAGCTCTTATTCCAGCCAATACTTACTTTCCAATATTAGTACTTACAGCCGATATAACACCGGAGACTAAACAAAAAGCGCTTGCCGGAGGCGCAAGTGATTTTATCTCAAAACCGTTTGATTTGATAGAAATTGATCTTCGAATAAAAAATTTACTTAGAGCCCGATATCTTCACCAGCAATTAGAAAATCAAAAACAGATTGTGGAAGAGAGGGTAAAAGAAAGAACTAAAGAACTTGAAAAGGCAAACATAGAATTGAAAGTCGCTAAAGAAAAAGCCGAACACTCAGATAAAATGAAATCAGAATTAATTAGTACGATGTCGCTGAAAGAAAATCAAACTAATTACCCCGAACAAATAGGTGGATCAACAAAAGCTGATGTTGAGAGTAAGCGGAATGTCAAAACTATTTTGTATATCGAAGATGATCTTTCGGAAATAGAACTAGTTGTACAGATTTTAGAAACCCATCGTCCGGCGATTAAATTGATAACGAATACATTTGGTAAAAATGCGGTTCAATTTGCGATTGATTATTCACCTCACTTAATACTGCTCGATCTCAATCTACAGGATCTGCACGGTAGTGAAGTAATCAAACTTTTACATTCAGAACCAAAGACAGCAGAAATACCGATTATTATTATCAGCGCATATGCTATGAGTCGGCAAATTGAAATATTACTTACTGACGGAGCCAAAGATTATTTAATGAAGCCGATTGATATAGAACATTTTTTGAGAATCATGGATGAGAAACTAAATAAAAGTGGAAGTTAG
- a CDS encoding ATP-binding protein yields the protein MEKINNKKIIKSGSKPALSKINLNSADEVSEFAENLINTVREPLLALDQELRVVKASRSFYDFFKVNADETIGTLIYDLGNQQWNIPKLRELLETILPEKTTFDNYEVEHDFSTIGKRIMLLNARQIERGLGGKSRIILLAIEDITERKGIESGLEKTRKELEVIKITADEVSEFAENIINTVREPLLLLDRELRVVKASHSFFDFFKVSTDETIGTLIYDLGNRQWNIPKLRELLETILPEKTTFDNYEVEHDFSTIGKRIMLLNARKIHRGSEKEQIILLAIEDITERKRIEAGLEKTRKELEVIKISADEVSEFAENLINTVREPLLALDHELRVVKASRSFYDFFKVDADETIGTLIYDLGNRQWNIPKLRELLETILPEKTTFDNYEVEHDFSTIGKRIMLLNARQIERGLGGKSRIILLAIEDITERKKNENELSKAKAEAERANVAKSEFLSRMSHELRTPMNSILGFAQLMNMGELNAANKKGVDHIMKSGKHLLDLINEVLDLSKIEAGKVTVSLEPVQLRGIILETMDIIRPLVLKTDIKLELINSQCNDLFVKADRQKLGQVLLNLVNNAVKYNRVGGSVKVECAEINGKEEIRISIIDTGKGILPEEIHKLFNPFQRIGSEISEIEGTGLGLVVAKKLMEAMHGKIGVESIVGEGSTFWIELKQIEGQIELYEQSGALIKPESEKAVLDGTLLYIEDNISNIELVEQIIDTHRPAIRLITEMYGKNAVQLAKEYKPNLILLDLNLPDIHGSEVLKLLQAEPDIAAIPVIILSADAMPREIKKSIESGARKYLTKPLEVIEFLKTVDEIFNVVNK from the coding sequence ATGGAAAAGATTAATAATAAAAAAATAATTAAATCAGGTAGTAAGCCCGCTCTTTCAAAAATTAATTTGAATTCCGCTGACGAAGTAAGTGAATTCGCCGAAAATTTAATCAATACTGTACGTGAACCTTTACTCGCATTGGATCAAGAATTAAGAGTAGTTAAAGCCAGCCGTTCATTCTATGATTTCTTCAAAGTAAATGCAGATGAAACTATCGGAACACTTATATATGATCTGGGAAATCAACAATGGAATATTCCGAAACTGAGAGAACTTCTGGAGACTATTCTTCCCGAAAAAACAACATTCGATAATTATGAAGTTGAGCATGATTTTTCAACAATCGGCAAACGTATCATGTTATTGAATGCCAGGCAAATTGAAAGGGGACTTGGAGGAAAATCGAGAATAATTCTTCTTGCGATTGAAGATATCACCGAACGCAAGGGGATCGAATCCGGACTGGAAAAGACGCGCAAAGAACTAGAGGTGATTAAAATAACTGCTGATGAAGTGAGTGAATTTGCAGAAAACATAATCAACACAGTCCGCGAACCTTTGCTTTTGCTGGATAGAGAATTAAGAGTAGTAAAAGCCAGCCACTCGTTCTTTGATTTTTTCAAGGTAAGTACTGATGAAACAATCGGTACACTAATATATGATCTTGGAAATCGGCAATGGAATATACCTAAACTGAGAGAACTTCTGGAGACCATCCTTCCTGAAAAAACAACTTTTGATAACTATGAAGTTGAACATGATTTTTCTACAATTGGTAAACGAATTATGCTTCTGAATGCCCGGAAAATTCATAGAGGATCGGAGAAGGAGCAGATTATTCTTCTTGCCATTGAGGATATAACAGAGCGAAAAAGGATTGAAGCCGGATTAGAAAAAACCCGCAAAGAACTTGAGGTGATTAAAATATCCGCTGATGAAGTGAGTGAATTTGCCGAAAACTTAATCAACACTGTACGCGAACCTTTACTTGCATTGGATCATGAGTTAAGAGTAGTTAAAGCCAGCCGTTCATTCTATGATTTCTTCAAAGTAGATGCAGATGAAACAATTGGAACACTGATTTATGATCTTGGAAATCGTCAATGGAATATTCCAAAACTGAGAGAACTTCTGGAGACCATCCTTCCGGAAAAAACAACATTCGATAATTATGAAGTTGAACATGATTTTTCAACAATCGGTAAACGCATCATGTTATTGAATGCCCGTCAAATTGAAAGAGGGCTTGGAGGAAAATCGAGAATAATCCTACTTGCCATTGAAGACATTACAGAACGGAAAAAAAATGAGAACGAACTTTCAAAGGCAAAAGCAGAAGCCGAACGGGCAAATGTTGCAAAGAGTGAATTCCTTTCGCGTATGAGTCACGAACTTAGAACACCAATGAATTCGATTCTCGGTTTTGCACAATTGATGAATATGGGTGAACTCAACGCCGCCAATAAAAAAGGGGTTGACCACATAATGAAAAGCGGAAAGCATCTGCTCGATCTGATAAATGAAGTACTGGATCTCTCAAAAATTGAAGCGGGAAAGGTTACAGTTTCATTAGAACCAGTTCAATTGCGCGGAATAATTCTCGAAACAATGGACATTATCCGTCCGCTCGTCTTAAAAACTGATATTAAACTTGAATTGATTAATTCACAATGCAATGATCTCTTTGTTAAAGCAGACCGTCAAAAGTTAGGGCAGGTACTTCTTAACTTAGTTAACAACGCGGTAAAGTATAACAGGGTTGGAGGATCGGTAAAAGTAGAGTGCGCGGAAATCAACGGGAAAGAGGAAATTAGGATTAGTATAATAGATACCGGAAAAGGTATTCTACCCGAAGAGATTCATAAACTTTTTAATCCATTCCAAAGAATTGGATCTGAGATTTCGGAAATTGAAGGGACAGGACTTGGATTAGTAGTTGCTAAAAAATTGATGGAAGCTATGCATGGAAAGATTGGAGTTGAAAGTATAGTGGGGGAAGGAAGTACATTTTGGATTGAATTGAAGCAAATTGAAGGCCAGATTGAACTGTATGAACAATCAGGGGCTCTAATTAAACCGGAATCCGAGAAAGCTGTTTTAGATGGAACGCTTTTATATATAGAAGATAATATTTCAAACATAGAACTTGTTGAGCAGATTATAGACACCCATCGCCCGGCTATCCGTTTGATAACAGAAATGTATGGGAAAAATGCAGTACAATTGGCTAAGGAGTATAAACCGAATTTAATTCTTCTTGATCTGAATCTGCCAGATATTCACGGAAGTGAAGTATTAAAACTTTTGCAAGCCGAGCCGGATATTGCTGCGATACCGGTGATTATACTGAGCGCAGATGCAATGCCCAGGGAAATTAAAAAGTCGATAGAATCCGGAGCGAGAAAATATTTGACAAAACCATTAGAGGTTATTGAGTTTTTGAAAACAGTGGATGAAATCTTTAATGTAGTTAATAAGTAA
- a CDS encoding UPF0182 family protein — MYIALLLILLGLSLFLFVTGVRKGQKLKKYFGVVLAVLTLLFFWFMDFWGEALWFENLGYGTPFWTVVNSNGLLAIAGAFIGLIVVFLLTLRISKNHRIISTLSRLLGIVIGGYWGYSHWEIILKYWYGVNTGLKDPILGKDVGFYLFSLPFYDSLIELFFLLSLISLISLFIASFVRLTENNILFYIPKEGEITSKRFYFPLYLNSFVFILIIAAERFLSRYHLMYSTTGVASGMSWTDENILLPAITVVIIIMILFSIALIVPNIRMRLQKYLFKKFHIVQDRSHIVVLVVTGISILIIWILAFDILPRAFNWLVVKPNEITYERPYIQNNIEFTRFGFGLNKVEEKEYPMNGTLNQGTINENPNLFSNIRLWDWKALDAVYRQFQTMRLYYEFTDVDVDRYNIDGKDRQVMVSAREINLDNLPQQSQTFVNKRFQYTHGYGLTMAGVSEFTPEGLPHLLIKDIPPVTESKSLEVKQPQIYFGERTITPVITNSKVKEFDYPSGEENVYTNYAGTGGVELSNFWRKFLYGWKFDGTNFLFSDYPTNKSRFMFHRQITERVKLLAPFLQFDKDPYLVLSEGKLYWMIDAYTTSEYFPYSQPFSTTENIQYKEGNNTRVLTNQMSEYLEGVNYIRNSVKAVINAYDGKVNFYIMDTEDPIIKVWNNIFPDLFKTKNQMPKDLLTHLRYPIDMLLTQGIVYEKYHMTDPTVFYNQEDLWIRATDKYYSQVQPVEPYYIMWQQPGTTKQQFVLMCPFTPKNRQVLIGWIAGMCDAENYGKFVAYQFSKDKMVLGPQQVESKIDQDSFLSGQLTLWDQHGSKVIRGNVLAIPVNNTLFYVEPIYLQAETAAYPELRIVVVMHGDNMSYAKTFDEALNGLFSKSPVIKNLSQTENSAPITVSQLPGQIKAANDAFNNYLKLNADKKFSEAAKELEKLQQALQTLSNQSAEKKK; from the coding sequence ATGTACATTGCATTGTTACTAATTTTATTGGGGTTGTCTCTATTTCTATTTGTTACAGGCGTCCGAAAGGGACAGAAATTAAAAAAATATTTTGGAGTTGTTCTCGCCGTATTAACTCTATTATTCTTTTGGTTTATGGATTTTTGGGGCGAGGCTCTCTGGTTCGAAAATCTCGGCTACGGTACTCCGTTCTGGACGGTTGTAAATTCAAATGGTTTACTTGCAATTGCCGGGGCTTTCATTGGGTTAATTGTAGTATTTCTATTAACGTTGCGAATTTCGAAAAATCATCGAATAATCAGCACACTCTCAAGATTATTAGGTATTGTAATAGGCGGTTATTGGGGCTATTCTCATTGGGAAATAATTCTAAAATATTGGTACGGGGTCAATACCGGTTTAAAAGATCCAATTCTTGGTAAAGATGTTGGTTTTTATCTTTTTTCGTTACCTTTTTATGACTCTCTCATAGAGCTTTTTTTCCTTTTATCTCTAATTTCACTCATTTCATTATTCATTGCTTCATTTGTTCGTTTAACTGAGAATAATATATTGTTTTACATTCCTAAGGAAGGTGAGATAACTTCAAAACGGTTTTACTTCCCTCTCTACTTAAATTCTTTTGTTTTTATTCTGATCATTGCTGCAGAGAGATTTTTAAGCAGATATCATTTAATGTATTCTACAACCGGTGTTGCTTCCGGTATGAGCTGGACCGATGAAAATATTCTTCTTCCCGCTATTACAGTTGTTATAATTATAATGATTTTATTCAGCATTGCTCTTATCGTCCCGAATATAAGAATGAGGCTACAAAAATATTTATTTAAAAAATTTCACATCGTACAGGATCGATCTCATATTGTAGTTCTCGTAGTTACCGGTATCTCGATTCTAATTATTTGGATCCTTGCCTTCGATATTTTACCAAGAGCATTCAATTGGCTTGTAGTTAAACCAAACGAAATAACTTATGAACGCCCTTATATTCAAAATAATATTGAATTTACCCGCTTCGGTTTCGGCTTAAATAAAGTTGAAGAAAAAGAATATCCCATGAACGGGACATTGAATCAAGGGACAATTAATGAAAACCCAAATTTGTTTTCAAATATACGATTGTGGGATTGGAAAGCGCTGGATGCTGTTTATAGACAATTCCAAACGATGCGTCTTTATTATGAATTTACCGATGTTGATGTTGACCGTTATAATATTGATGGAAAAGATAGACAGGTTATGGTTTCGGCACGAGAGATTAATCTTGATAACTTGCCCCAACAAAGTCAGACCTTTGTGAATAAACGGTTTCAATATACACATGGTTACGGTTTAACAATGGCAGGCGTAAGCGAATTTACTCCCGAAGGGTTGCCGCATCTACTAATAAAAGATATTCCCCCGGTAACGGAGTCTAAATCTCTGGAAGTTAAGCAACCGCAAATTTATTTTGGTGAAAGAACTATTACGCCGGTTATTACTAATTCAAAAGTAAAAGAATTTGATTACCCAAGCGGTGAAGAAAACGTTTATACAAATTATGCAGGAACCGGAGGCGTAGAACTTTCAAACTTCTGGAGAAAATTTTTGTACGGCTGGAAGTTTGACGGAACAAACTTTTTATTTTCCGATTACCCGACAAATAAAAGCCGATTTATGTTTCATAGACAAATTACGGAGCGAGTTAAATTGCTGGCACCTTTTCTCCAATTTGACAAAGATCCTTACCTAGTACTCTCAGAGGGAAAATTATATTGGATGATTGACGCTTATACCACTTCCGAATATTTTCCTTACAGCCAACCGTTCTCAACAACAGAAAATATTCAGTATAAAGAAGGAAATAATACACGGGTGCTCACGAATCAAATGAGTGAATACCTTGAAGGAGTGAATTACATTCGCAATTCAGTTAAAGCTGTTATAAATGCTTACGACGGTAAAGTTAATTTTTATATTATGGATACTGAAGACCCCATCATAAAAGTCTGGAACAATATTTTCCCGGATCTTTTTAAGACTAAAAATCAAATGCCGAAAGACCTTTTGACTCATCTAAGGTATCCAATTGATATGCTTCTAACACAGGGAATTGTCTACGAAAAATATCATATGACAGATCCAACTGTTTTCTATAATCAGGAAGACCTTTGGATTCGTGCGACGGATAAATATTACAGTCAAGTACAGCCTGTTGAACCGTATTATATAATGTGGCAGCAGCCTGGTACAACAAAGCAGCAATTTGTATTAATGTGCCCCTTTACTCCCAAGAACAGGCAGGTTCTTATAGGGTGGATTGCCGGTATGTGTGATGCGGAAAATTATGGAAAGTTTGTGGCTTACCAATTCTCAAAAGATAAAATGGTGCTCGGACCCCAGCAGGTTGAATCAAAAATTGATCAGGACAGTTTTCTATCCGGACAACTTACTTTGTGGGATCAGCATGGCTCTAAAGTAATTAGAGGAAATGTCCTTGCAATACCTGTTAATAATACACTTTTTTATGTCGAACCAATCTATCTTCAAGCGGAAACTGCCGCCTATCCCGAACTTCGAATTGTAGTCGTGATGCATGGAGATAATATGAGTTATGCAAAAACTTTTGATGAAGCGCTCAATGGTTTATTTTCTAAGTCACCGGTTATCAAAAATTTATCCCAAACGGAAAACAGTGCACCAATCACGGTGTCTCAACTTCCGGGACAGATTAAAGCGGCAAACGATGCTTTTAATAATTATTTAAAGCTGAATGCCGATAAAAAGTTTTCTGAAGCTGCAAAAGAACTTGAAAAATTACAGCAAGCTCTTCAAACTCTGTCAAATCAATCCGCGGAAAAGAAAAAATGA
- a CDS encoding TlpA disulfide reductase family protein, with the protein MSKKTLGKKKYSPSFFQRNRKFIYTVSIFGIIVFLLLLNNSKSLFGQGESDGSLPSNYAGSIGNKPVASPNFNLTTVDGKHLKLSDYKGKVVIVDFWATWCSPCRRGIPDLISLKRKYGPRGFEVVGVSVDTDTKEDVIPFVQQNWINYPVVYADTDVTERYGGINSIPTSFIIDKNGMIVASFQGLNSISVYEDYINKLL; encoded by the coding sequence ATGAGTAAAAAAACTTTAGGAAAAAAGAAATATTCTCCATCATTTTTCCAAAGAAATAGGAAATTTATTTACACCGTTTCAATTTTTGGAATTATAGTTTTTCTTCTTTTATTAAATAATAGCAAATCGTTATTTGGTCAAGGAGAAAGTGATGGTTCGCTCCCCTCTAATTACGCAGGCTCGATTGGGAATAAACCTGTTGCTTCACCTAATTTTAATTTAACGACAGTCGATGGTAAACATCTTAAACTCTCAGATTACAAAGGGAAAGTAGTTATAGTTGATTTTTGGGCTACCTGGTGCTCTCCGTGTAGAAGAGGTATTCCCGATTTAATTTCGCTAAAAAGAAAGTATGGGCCAAGAGGATTTGAAGTTGTCGGCGTTTCTGTTGATACAGATACAAAAGAAGATGTAATTCCATTCGTACAGCAGAATTGGATTAACTACCCCGTTGTTTATGCCGATACGGATGTTACTGAAAGGTACGGCGGTATCAACTCAATACCAACGTCATTCATTATTGATAAGAATGGAATGATTGTCGCAAGCTTTCAAGGACTAAATTCGATTTCAGTTTATGAGGACTACATTAATAAACTGTTATAG